The Streptococcus toyakuensis genome has a window encoding:
- a CDS encoding 5'-methylthioadenosine/adenosylhomocysteine nucleosidase, translating into MKIGIIAAMPEELAYLVQHLDNAQEQIVLGNTYHTGTIASHEVVLVESGIGKVMSAMSVAILADHFQVDAVINTGSAGAVAEGIAVGDVVIADKLAYHDVDVTAFGYAYGQMAQQPLYFESDKTFVAKIQESLSQLDQNWHLGLIATGDSFVAGNDKIEAIKSHFPDVLAVEMEGAAIAQAAHALNLPVLVIRAMSDNANHEANISFDEFIIEAGRRSAQVLLAFLKALD; encoded by the coding sequence ATGAAAATAGGAATTATTGCGGCTATGCCAGAAGAACTGGCGTATCTGGTCCAGCATTTGGACAATGCCCAGGAGCAAATTGTTTTAGGCAATACCTATCACACAGGAACCATTGCTTCTCATGAAGTCGTTCTTGTAGAAAGTGGAATTGGTAAGGTGATGTCTGCTATGAGTGTAGCTATTTTAGCTGATCATTTTCAAGTGGATGCTGTGATTAATACGGGATCAGCTGGGGCAGTAGCAGAAGGTATTGCTGTTGGGGATGTTGTGATTGCTGACAAATTAGCCTATCATGATGTGGATGTCACAGCATTTGGCTATGCTTATGGACAAATGGCACAACAACCGCTTTATTTTGAATCAGATAAAACCTTTGTTGCTAAAATTCAAGAGAGTCTATCTCAATTGGACCAGAACTGGCATCTTGGATTGATTGCTACAGGAGATAGTTTTGTCGCAGGAAATGATAAGATAGAAGCGATTAAGTCCCATTTTCCAGATGTTTTGGCTGTTGAGATGGAGGGGGCGGCTATTGCTCAGGCAGCGCATGCCCTTAATCTTCCAGTCTTAGTCATCCGAGCTATGAGTGATAATGCCAACCATGAAGCAAACATCTCTTTTGATGAGTTTATTATCGAAGCTGGACGTCGCTCTGCCCAAGTCTTATTAGCTTTTTTGAAGGCCTTAGATTAA
- a CDS encoding NUDIX hydrolase: protein MEFEEKTLSRKEIYQGPIFKLVQDQVELPEGKGTAQRDLIFHNGAVCVLAVTDEQKLILVKQYRKAIEAVSYEIPAGKLEVGENTDPVAAALRELEEETAYTGKLELLYDFYSAIGFCNEKLKLYLASDLTKVENPRPQDEDETLEVLEVSLEEAKELIQSGHICDAKTIMAVQYWELQKK from the coding sequence ATGGAATTTGAAGAAAAAACGCTTAGCCGAAAAGAAATCTATCAAGGACCAATTTTTAAACTGGTTCAAGATCAGGTTGAATTACCAGAAGGCAAGGGAACTGCCCAACGCGATTTGATTTTCCACAATGGAGCTGTCTGCGTTTTGGCAGTAACGGATGAACAAAAACTTATCTTGGTCAAGCAGTACCGCAAAGCTATCGAGGCTGTCTCTTACGAAATTCCAGCAGGAAAGTTGGAAGTAGGAGAGAATACAGACCCTGTGGCAGCAGCCCTTCGTGAACTGGAGGAAGAAACAGCCTATACAGGGAAATTAGAACTCTTGTACGATTTTTACTCAGCCATTGGCTTTTGTAATGAAAAGTTAAAACTATACCTAGCAAGCGATTTGACAAAGGTAGAAAATCCGCGTCCGCAGGATGAGGATGAGACCTTGGAGGTACTTGAAGTGAGCTTAGAGGAAGCCAAGGAATTGATCCAATCAGGTCATATCTGTGATGCTAAGACAATTATGGCTGTTCAGTATTGGGAATTGCAGAAAAAATAG
- a CDS encoding glycerophosphodiester phosphodiesterase: MKPEKPKNLGFKQIYFNLDKILFLFFLTFMMIEFVWLPSNSWIAGLLLRQTGYLFLSYNNIFAIIKGSPFVSLALFVLVIVNLLIAYYQIGLLFIGARHLLCHEKRTLLEYSRKVFHQSFLFMKQVTLSKIAFIFFYVMMLFPLIRKILKIYYLNKIVIPDFIVDYVEDKYWLVGIVVTILALLLFYISVRFMFALPQLLFEKKTVKEAVRYSLEKTRKHSWFYIWNLLWIIVKTYLFFILLLIPILASQALMDGLTHKESLVLGIINFVLIKNFHYMALTYFLIKFVSFLTGEELEITPRRKKDHWMRWGVMGCAGIFFALEGYVYLEAPVAHKPLVISHRGVSNKNGVQNTVQSLEKTAQLEPDFVETDVQETKDGQFVMMHDANIKHLTGVNANPQDLTLEELTKLNISENGYQSKVSSFDAYLNKANELHQKLLIEIKTSRKDSPDMMKRFMDKYGAIIKQNGHQMQSLDYHVIDQVLAYDSQIPVYFILPYNSIFPRTKATGYTMEYSTLDENFVNKLWNTDQKLYVWTINSSESFDKSVQLGADGMITDDLEMVQEQVTIAQEDPEYTDLLFKQAMEFFNF, encoded by the coding sequence ATGAAACCTGAAAAACCTAAAAATCTAGGTTTTAAGCAGATATACTTTAATCTAGATAAAATACTCTTTCTTTTCTTCTTGACTTTCATGATGATTGAGTTTGTATGGTTACCGTCAAATTCTTGGATTGCTGGACTTTTGCTCCGTCAGACAGGTTATCTCTTTCTATCCTACAACAATATTTTTGCCATTATAAAGGGTTCTCCCTTTGTTAGTCTTGCTTTATTTGTTCTGGTAATCGTTAATTTACTGATTGCCTATTACCAGATAGGACTTCTCTTTATTGGTGCTCGTCATTTATTATGTCATGAAAAGAGAACCTTGCTAGAGTACAGTCGCAAGGTCTTTCATCAAAGTTTCTTGTTTATGAAGCAAGTGACGCTTTCCAAGATAGCCTTTATCTTCTTTTATGTCATGATGCTCTTTCCATTGATTCGAAAGATTTTAAAGATTTACTACCTAAATAAAATTGTCATTCCAGACTTTATCGTTGATTATGTGGAAGACAAGTATTGGCTAGTAGGTATAGTGGTTACTATTTTGGCTTTACTTCTATTTTACATTTCAGTGCGTTTCATGTTTGCTCTACCTCAGCTTTTATTTGAGAAGAAAACAGTCAAAGAAGCAGTCAGATACAGTCTAGAGAAGACAAGAAAGCACTCTTGGTTTTATATTTGGAACTTGCTTTGGATTATCGTCAAAACATACCTATTTTTCATTCTTTTATTGATTCCAATCTTGGCAAGTCAGGCACTAATGGATGGTTTGACCCATAAGGAATCTCTTGTGCTGGGAATTATCAACTTTGTCTTGATTAAGAATTTCCACTATATGGCCTTGACTTACTTTCTCATTAAATTTGTTTCATTCTTGACAGGAGAAGAATTAGAAATCACACCAAGGAGAAAGAAAGACCACTGGATGAGATGGGGAGTGATGGGCTGTGCTGGTATCTTTTTCGCTCTTGAGGGTTATGTTTATTTGGAAGCTCCAGTTGCACATAAACCTTTAGTTATTTCTCACAGAGGAGTATCTAATAAGAATGGTGTCCAAAATACTGTCCAATCGCTAGAAAAGACAGCCCAACTAGAACCAGACTTTGTTGAGACGGATGTTCAGGAAACAAAAGATGGCCAGTTTGTCATGATGCATGATGCTAATATCAAGCATTTGACAGGAGTTAATGCCAATCCTCAGGATTTAACTTTGGAGGAATTAACCAAACTTAATATTTCTGAAAATGGCTATCAGAGTAAGGTGTCTAGTTTTGATGCTTATCTCAACAAAGCCAATGAATTGCATCAAAAACTTCTTATTGAAATTAAAACAAGTCGAAAAGATAGTCCAGATATGATGAAACGCTTTATGGACAAATATGGAGCCATCATTAAGCAGAATGGTCACCAAATGCAGTCCTTAGACTACCATGTGATTGATCAGGTGTTGGCCTACGATTCACAAATTCCAGTCTATTTCATTTTGCCTTACAATAGTATTTTTCCAAGAACCAAAGCCACAGGTTACACTATGGAGTATTCAACCTTGGATGAAAATTTTGTCAACAAGCTTTGGAATACGGATCAGAAATTGTACGTGTGGACCATCAATAGTTCAGAGTCCTTTGATAAATCTGTTCAGCTAGGAGCTGATGGCATGATAACAGATGATTTGGAAATGGTTCAAGAGCAAGTTACCATTGCCCAAGAAGACCCAGAGTACACGGATTTACTGTTTAAACAGGCGATGGAATTCTTCAATTTTTAG
- a CDS encoding DUF6287 domain-containing protein — MKKLFLFSISILAISILTACQHQSENTPSASSEATASSTSSTTSTSEEKKNDYTLYNPVLKEYAKVLDGSSASPKELNSKANLKNTYPKEYSGLQYSLYDLDQNGTDELLVALKTDSNYYDLLDIRTLKNGEVIRLTNAENNLDFIGERVHFNPLENGYFQLSTRVSTNQIQVKLYKLNQDGTRLELISESDTEEGLGTKPPSLDIRSFSWKSVTSLINGETSLPSESKGMDISAIQNGDFSSVSGTWRNRSGIEFTFDKNGLVSDKSKISIEHAKEIDHYLKANSVSKDGGAGTAIAFLPAGVSLTMSVTSSTDNGYTDSSDITQDRLWFGHQLINGSTEGFFYKVE, encoded by the coding sequence ATGAAAAAATTATTTCTATTCAGTATCAGTATTTTAGCTATCTCTATTTTAACGGCTTGCCAACATCAGAGTGAAAACACTCCCTCAGCAAGTTCTGAAGCGACTGCTTCCAGTACTAGTTCAACTACTTCCACATCGGAAGAGAAGAAAAATGATTACACCCTATATAATCCTGTCCTTAAAGAATATGCCAAAGTATTAGATGGTTCATCAGCTTCACCTAAAGAGCTCAATTCAAAAGCAAACTTAAAAAATACTTATCCTAAAGAATACTCTGGACTACAATACAGCTTGTATGATTTAGACCAAAATGGTACGGACGAACTTTTGGTTGCCCTTAAAACGGATTCTAACTATTACGATTTATTAGATATTCGAACTCTAAAAAATGGGGAAGTTATTCGACTGACCAATGCAGAAAATAATCTGGATTTTATTGGAGAGCGAGTACATTTTAATCCTTTAGAAAATGGCTATTTCCAATTATCTACCCGTGTATCTACTAATCAAATCCAAGTTAAACTATACAAGTTAAATCAGGATGGAACACGGTTAGAGTTAATTAGCGAATCAGATACAGAAGAGGGACTGGGGACAAAACCACCTTCCCTTGATATAAGATCTTTCTCTTGGAAGTCTGTCACAAGTCTCATAAATGGAGAAACTAGCCTTCCGTCAGAAAGCAAAGGGATGGATATTTCTGCAATTCAAAATGGGGATTTTTCTAGTGTCTCAGGAACTTGGAGGAATCGTTCAGGTATTGAATTTACTTTCGACAAAAATGGTTTAGTAAGTGATAAGTCTAAAATTTCAATTGAACATGCTAAAGAAATTGACCACTATCTTAAGGCAAATTCTGTTTCTAAAGATGGAGGTGCTGGTACAGCTATTGCCTTTTTACCAGCTGGAGTTTCTTTAACTATGTCTGTCACCTCTTCTACAGATAATGGCTATACCGACTCATCTGATATCACACAAGACCGCTTATGGTTTGGACACCAACTTATCAATGGTAGTACTGAGGGATTTTTCTATAAGGTAGAATAG
- the macP gene encoding cell wall synthase accessory phosphoprotein MacP — translation MGKPLLTDEMIERANRGEKISGPPLLDDEETKILPTSSSHFGYANPKDHGFSQETLKIQVEPSIHKSRRIENTKRNVFNSKLNKILFAVIFLLILLVLAMKLL, via the coding sequence ATGGGTAAACCTTTATTAACGGATGAAATGATTGAAAGAGCTAATAGAGGCGAAAAGATTTCAGGTCCTCCTTTGCTAGATGATGAGGAGACAAAAATTTTACCAACCTCTTCTTCCCATTTTGGTTATGCCAATCCTAAGGATCATGGTTTTAGCCAGGAAACCTTGAAGATTCAGGTCGAACCGTCTATTCATAAAAGCCGTCGCATTGAAAATACCAAGAGAAATGTCTTCAATTCTAAGTTGAATAAGATTTTATTTGCAGTCATCTTTCTCTTAATTTTGCTTGTCTTAGCAATGAAACTTTTGTAA
- a CDS encoding YbaB/EbfC family nucleoid-associated protein, translated as MMNMQNMMRQAQKLQKQMEQSQAELAAMQFVGKSAQDLVQATLTGDKKVISIDFNPAVVDPEDLETLSDMTVQAINSALEQIDETTKKKLGAFAGKLPF; from the coding sequence ATGATGAATATGCAAAACATGATGCGCCAAGCACAAAAACTTCAAAAACAAATGGAACAAAGCCAAGCTGAACTTGCTGCTATGCAATTTGTTGGCAAATCTGCTCAAGACCTTGTTCAAGCGACCTTGACTGGAGATAAGAAAGTTATCAGCATTGACTTTAATCCAGCTGTTGTTGATCCAGAAGATCTTGAAACTCTTTCAGATATGACCGTTCAAGCCATCAACTCTGCTCTTGAACAAATCGATGAAACTACCAAGAAAAAACTGGGTGCTTTCGCTGGGAAATTACCATTCTAA
- a CDS encoding 3'-5' exonuclease — protein sequence MERLEDYIAFDLEFNQHEGQTHLIQVSAVRFRDGREIDAYDSYVHTSVPLKSFINGLTGITAETLKDAPPVEEVIKDFQEFVGSLPMVGYNAAKSDLPILADHGLDYSLQYKVDLYDEAFERRSSDLHGIANLKLQTVASFLGFQGQSHNSLEDARMTARVYESFLESDQARELLGAESSLSNNPFGGLDLSQLFD from the coding sequence ATGGAACGATTAGAAGATTACATTGCTTTCGATTTAGAATTTAATCAGCACGAAGGACAAACACACTTGATCCAAGTATCGGCAGTGCGTTTTAGAGATGGTCGGGAAATCGATGCCTATGATTCCTATGTTCATACCAGTGTGCCTCTAAAAAGTTTTATCAATGGTTTGACTGGGATTACAGCCGAGACCTTAAAAGATGCTCCTCCAGTGGAGGAAGTCATAAAAGATTTCCAAGAGTTTGTGGGTTCTTTACCCATGGTTGGATACAATGCTGCTAAAAGTGATTTGCCTATTTTAGCGGATCATGGTTTAGACTACAGCCTGCAGTACAAGGTGGATCTGTATGATGAAGCCTTTGAACGTCGGAGTTCGGATTTACATGGTATTGCCAATCTCAAATTGCAAACCGTTGCCTCGTTTCTTGGATTTCAAGGTCAGTCCCATAATAGCTTGGAGGATGCTCGTATGACAGCGCGTGTTTACGAGTCCTTTCTAGAGTCGGATCAAGCTAGAGAATTGTTAGGGGCAGAAAGTAGCCTCTCGAATAATCCTTTTGGAGGCTTGGACTTGTCTCAATTATTTGACTAG
- the rocS gene encoding chromosome segregation protein RocS — MSIEMTVSEIAEVLGLSRQAINNRVKELPEEDTDKNDKGVTVVTRSGLIKLEEIYKKTIFEDEPVSEDVKQRELMEILVDEKNAEILRLYEQLKAKDRQLSEKDEQMRIKDRQIAEKDKQLDQQQQLTLQAMKDQENLKLELDQAKEEVQSTKKGFFARLFGG, encoded by the coding sequence ATGAGTATTGAAATGACCGTCAGTGAGATTGCAGAGGTCTTAGGATTATCTCGCCAAGCAATCAATAACCGTGTCAAAGAATTACCAGAAGAAGATACAGATAAAAATGACAAAGGGGTAACAGTCGTTACCAGAAGTGGCTTGATTAAGCTAGAAGAAATCTATAAAAAAACGATTTTTGAAGATGAGCCTGTCAGTGAAGATGTCAAGCAACGTGAACTGATGGAGATTCTGGTTGATGAGAAGAATGCAGAAATTCTTCGTCTCTATGAACAATTAAAAGCCAAGGATCGTCAGTTATCAGAAAAAGACGAGCAGATGCGTATCAAAGACCGTCAGATTGCTGAGAAAGACAAACAACTCGATCAGCAGCAACAATTGACTCTTCAAGCAATGAAGGATCAAGAAAATCTTAAGCTAGAGCTGGACCAAGCAAAAGAAGAAGTCCAATCAACTAAGAAAGGCTTTTTTGCTCGTTTATTTGGAGGATAA